The Daucus carota subsp. sativus chromosome 2, DH1 v3.0, whole genome shotgun sequence genome includes a window with the following:
- the LOC108207204 gene encoding uncharacterized protein LOC108207204, whose product MDKSWISKDRDSLEYEVGIESFLIFAEENAKNRNKIPCPCACCGNFKKHSVKIIRGHLYEKGFSLGYVDWIWHGEKCPTSESAPKSSFGSNSVEIPTSENVDICEAAYERSEYIDDSGEFSRFVADAEQPLYEGSDNSKLESMLKLHNWKSRFGISDSAFTDLLSSVGSLLPKDHVLPENAYEAKKTLTDLGLECIKFHACPNDCILYRALNIDASECPKCHLSRWKVGKDGKPRINVPANVMWYFPIIPRFKRMFKSPATAELMSWHSNKRIQDGQMRHPADSPSWRNIDYRWPEFGSESRNIRLALAADGINPHNNGLTNRYTCWPVVLVTYNLPPWLCMKRKFMMLTILVSGPHEPGNNIDVYLQPMIDDLKKLWEEGERNVYDAYTKSYFTLRAILMWTINDFPAYGNLSGCVNKGYMVCPICGDDTVAKHLKYSRKLCYQGHRRYLAPHHPYRRSKAAFNGEQDFGCARQPQSGEEVLRLQEQIEFTFGKEVKKAKKVDCPWKKKSIFFELEYWKFHHVRHCLDVMHIEKNVCDNLIGRLLNLPFKSKDSVESRRDMIEMGVRPDLAPEVGEKRTYLPPAPNTLSRAEKRTMLGSLSHMKLPYGHSSNIKNCVSMSDLKIYGLKSHDCHTLLQQLLPISIRSILPKNVRVSIIRLCFFFNSLCNKVVDISKLDKLQSDLVLTLCELEKIFPPSFFDVMIHLTVHLVRELRLCGPVFYRWMFPFERFNKVLKSYVRNRYYPEGCIAESYLGEESVEFCSEFVRQSFMTAGLPKDKGKLSGPLSGVMVKSVDEKERDEAHLHVLQNNSEVYPYIMKHKELLEQQYQGKKKGVQWLIGEHNRLFANWFQKRVSTEMVENPENISETIRWLAGKPSFSVLSYDGYLIDGVRYFTKDRDDARVVQNSGVSLVASTVQVSSAKDMNPVACDMTFYGIIEEIWELDYYAFKAPLFLCKWADSERGIKVDDLGFTLVDFSRLGHKNDKYVSVDHVKQVFYIEDPVDARWSVALNSTKADYQELYNDDDLGDTTLENPPFCIDIPMCDHDEEPAEPSVSNKRQNVEGIWIKK is encoded by the exons ATGGACAAGTCTTGGATTTCAAAAGATAGGGATTCTTTAGAATATGAAGTGGGGATTGAATCTTTCTTGATATTTGCTGAAGAAAATGCTAAGAATCGTAATAAAATCCCTTGCCCCTGTGCATGTTGTGGGAATTTTAAGAAGCATTCTGTTAAAATAATTAGAGgtcatttatatgaaaaaggaTTTAGTTTGGGGTATGTTGATTGGATATGGCACGGAGAAAAGTGTCCAACTAGCGAGTCAGCACCAAAGTCTTCTTTTGGTAGTAATTCAGTCGAAATTCCTACATCCGAAAATGTTGACATATGTGAAGCAGCGTATGAGAGgagtgaatatattgatgattCGGGTGAGTTTAGTAGGTTTGTCGCTGATGCAGAACAACCGTTATACGAGGGTAGCGACAACAGCAAATTAGAGTCGATGTTGAAATTACATAATTGGAAATCTAGGTTTGGCATAAGCGATAGTGCCTTCACCGATCTTCTTTCTTCTGTAGGGTCTTTACTGCCTAAAGACCATGTGTTACCCGAGAATGCGTATGAAGCAAAAAAAACCCTAACTGATTTAGGACTTGAGTGTATTAAGTTTCACGCGTGTCCAAATGATTGTATACTGTACAGGGCTTTAAATATTGATGCGTCGGAGTGCCCCAAGTGCCATCTGTCTCGTTGGAAGGTTGGAAAGGACGGTAAACCTAGGATTAATGTTCCAGCCAATGTAATGTGGTATTTTCCGATAATTCCTCGATTTAAACGGATGTTTAAATCTCCTGCCACAGCTGAACTTATGAGTTGGCATTCGAACAAGCGAATTCAAGATGGCCAAATGCGTCATCCAGCCGACTCTCCTTCTTGGAGGAATATTGACTATAGGTGGCCTGAATTTGGTAGTGAGTCGAGAAACATTCGCTTAGCATTAGCTGCTGATGGAATAAACCCGCACAACAATGGCCTTACCAATAGGTACACTTGCTGGCCAGTAGTTTTGGTAACTTATAACCTTCCTCCATGGTTATGCatgaagaggaagtttatgATGCTAACTATACTAGTTTCAGGACCACATGAACCGGGTAATAACATTGACGTGTATTTGCAACCAATGATTGACGATCTGAAAAAGCTTTGGGAAGAAGGTGAACGGAATGTATACGATGCGTATACAAAGTCTTATTTCACATTAAGAGCTATTTTAATGTGGACCATAAACGACTTTCCAGCGTATGGGAATTTATCAGGCTGTGTGAATAAAGGTTATATGGTGTGTCCAATTTGTGGAGATGACACAGTAgctaaacatttaaaatatagcAGAAAACTATGTTACCAAGGACATCGAAGATATTTGGCACCGCATCATCCCTATAGGAGGAGTAAGGCAGCTTTTAATGGAGAACAAGACTTTGGATGCGCACGTCAACCCCAATCTGGTGAAGAAGTGCTAAGGCTGCAGGAGCAGATTGAATTTACATTTGGGAAGGAGGTGAAAAAAGCAAAAAAAGTGGATTGTCCatggaagaagaagtcaattttCTTCGAGTTGGAGTATTGGAAATTTCATCACGTACGTCATTGTCTCGATGTTATGCACATTGAAAAAAATGTGTGTGATAATTTAATCGGGAGATTGTTGAATCTTCCATTCAAGAGTAAAGATAGCGTGGAATCTCGTCGTGATATGATTGAAATGGGTGTGAGGCCTGACCTGGCTCCAGAAGTAGGAGAAAAGCGAACCTACCTCCCCCCTGCCCCTAATACTTTGTCAAGAGCAGAAAAAAGAACGATGTTAGGGTCATTATCGCATATGAAACTTCCTTATGGCCATTCATCGAACATAAAAAATTGTGTTTCCATGTCTGATTTAAAGATTTATGGGTTGAAATCCCATGATTGTCACACCCTTCTCCAGCAGCTTCTCCCGATTTCAATTCGTTCGATTCTTCCAAAAAATGTTCGAGTCAGCATAATCAGACTTTGTTTCTTCTTCAACAGTTTATGTAATAAAGTTGTTGATATATCCAAACTCGATAAGCTACAGTCAGATTTGGTGTTGACTTTGTGTGAGTTAGAAAAAATCTTCCCGCCTTCATTTTTTGATGTAATGATACACTTAACGGTCCACTTGGTTAGAGAATTACGCTTATGTGGACCTGTATTCTATAGATGGATGTTCCCGTTTGAAAGGTTCAACAAAGTGTTGAAGAGTTATGTTCGGAACCGTTACTATCCAGAGGGGTGTATAGCAGAAAGCTACCTAGGAGAAGAGTCGGTTGAGTTTTGCTCAGAATTTGTTAGGCAAAGCTTCATGACTGCTGGTCTTCCAAAGGACAAGGGCAAACTTTCTGGGCCATTATCGGGTGTAATGGTAAAGTCTGTGGATGAGAAAGAAAGAGACGAGGCACATTTACATGTCCTGCAGAACAACTCTGAAGTGTATCCTTATATCAT GAAGCATAAGGAGTTACTAGAACAGCAATACCAAGGCAAAAAAAAGGGTGTTCAATGGCTAATTGGAGAGCACAACCGTTTATTTGCTAATTGGTTTCAGAAAAGG GTTAGTACTGAAATGgtagagaatcctgaaaatatttCCGAAACAATTAGATGGTTGGCAGGCAAACCATCGTTTTCGGTTTTAAGCTATGATGGTTATTTGATTGATGGGGTACGATACTTCACAAAGGACCGTGATGATGCAAGAGTTGTTCAGAATAGCGGGGTTTCTTTAGTTGCCAGTACAGTACAAGTGTCCAGTGCTAAGGACATGAATCCCGTGGCGTGTGATATGACATTCTACGGGATAATCGAAGAGATTTGGGAATTAGATTACTATGCTTTTAAAGCTCCACTTTTCTTATGTAAATGGGCAGATAGTGAGAGAGGTATCAAAGTTGATGATTTAGGCTTCACTCTTGTAGATTTCAGTCGGCTTGGTCACAAGAACGACAAGTATGTGTCTGTTGACCACGTGAAACAAGTCTTCTATATTGAAGACCCTGTCGATGCTAGGTGGTCTGTTGCATTGAACTCTACAAAGGCAGACTATCAAGAGTTGTACAATGATGATGATTTGGGAGACACGACTCTTGAAAATCCTCCATTCTGCATAGATATTCCTATGTGCGATCATGACGAAGAACCTGCCGAGCCTAGTGTTAGCAATAAAAGGCAAAATGTTGAGGGgatttggattaaaaaatga